The sequence GGCCGCTCCGCGCGGAGCCCGGCTCAGAGCGCCGTGTAGCCGCCGTCGACGAGGTGGTAGCTGCCCGTGATGAAGCTCGCGGCGTCGCTCGCGAGGAACACCGTCAGCGCGGCGACCTCATCGGGCTCGCCGAGCCGCCCGATCGGGTGCTTGCCGACCAGGAACTGCTGAGCGTCGGCGTCGAGGCTCGCGTCGATGAGCGGCGTCTTGATGAAGCCCGGGCCGACCGAGTTCACGCGGACGCCCTGTGCCGCGTACTCGAGCGCCGCGTTCTTCGTGAGCCCGACGACGCCGTGCTTCGCGGCGACGTACGCGGACGAGTTGGCGAAGCCGACACTGCCGAGGATCGACGCCATGTTCACGACTGCGCCGCCGCCGTTCGCCGCGATCGCGGGCAGCTGCGCCTTCATGTTCAAGAACACCGCCGTCAGGTTGATGTCGATGACCTTGCGCCACCCATCGTCCGGGTAGCCGCCGATCAGCGCAGAGGGCCCGCCGATGCCCGCGTTGTTCACCGCGATCTTGAGCGGCGCGAGCGCGTTCGCCTCGGCGACGGATGCCTCGATCCAGCCGGTGTCCGTGGCGTCTCCGGGTGAGGCCGCGGCGGTGCCGCCGGCCTCCGTGATCTCGGCGACGACCTGGTCGGCGTGCTCCCGGTTCAGATCATTGACGAGGACGGCCGTACCGTTCGCCGCGAGCAACAGCGCGATCGAGCGGCCGATGCCGCTCCCCGCGCCCGTGACGATCGCTGACCGGCCGTGGACGTCGTAGGTGGCCATGATGTGCACCCTCCCCGGGCGGGCACGGAGCCGCCGAACCCTTCGCCGGTCGACCCGTCCGCCGACAGCATAGGCTCACGCGTGGACGGCGGCACAGGGCTTGCACCGGCTCCACCCCCGGGCTCCACCCCCCGGCGCCATGCGTTCAGGCTCGCGTCGCGCGCCTGCGCCTCACGGCAACCGCGGCGTGCGCGGCGGCTCGGTGCGGCGGGCGCCGGTCGCCTCGAACGCCGCCGCGAGCGCGAGCAGCGCCGAGTCGTCGTAGGCGCGGCCCGCGAACGTCAGCCCGACGGGCATGCCGGTGTCGTCCATGGTGCCCATGGGCACGGTCACGGTCGGGATGCCGAGGTGGCGCGGCACGAGGTTGCCGTTCGCCACCCAGACCCCGTTGCGCCAGCCGAGATCGGCGGATGCCTCGTCGACGTCCATGTCCGCGGGTGCGACGTCGGCGACGGCGGGGAAGAGCACGGCATCGAGGCCGAGCTCGTCCATCCACTGCTCGAGGTCGACGCGGCGGGTCTGCTCGAGCCCGCGGAGGCCGGCCTCCAGCTCGGGGATCTCGGCGACGGATGCCACGGGGTGCCGCCGCACGTGAGCAGGGTAGTCCGCGATGTCGTCGTCGAAGCCCGTGTAGCGGTCGGGCAGGGCGCCCTCGGGGTGGGGGAAGATCCTGGCACCGTCGACATCGGCGAGCGAGTCGAGGGCCGGGTCGCCGTTCGCGCGGAGGAAGTCGTCCCACGCCCACGCCGACAGGTCGACGATCTCGCGATGCAGGTACTCGGGGCTCACGAGGCCGCGCGTCGCGATCGTGGGGGCGCCGGGCCGGTCGCCCTCGTAGTTCGACACCGCCGGGAAGTCGACGAGCACGACCTCGGCGCCGGCCGCCTCGAGGTCGCGGCGTGCGGCCTCCCACAGGTCGATGATCGAGTCGCGGGTCTCGATGCGCTGGCCGGTGGCGCCGCCGATGCCGACGGTTCCGCCCGGCTCGGCCGTGCCGGCCGCCGGGTCGGCGTTCACGTACATGCGCGGCACCCCGAACCGCTTCCCGGCGAGCGCGGCGCGCGCCGACGAGGCATCCGTCACCGCCAGCGCCGGGTAGGACGCGGGCCGCACCGCCGACGCGGCCGGCAGCTCGATCCAGGGCTGGGCACGCCAGAAGTCGCCGCGAGTCTCGGGGTCGTCGGCGACGATCACGTCGAGCACCTCGAACAGGTCGGCCATGGTGCGGGTGTGCGGCACCACGACGTCCATGGTCGGCACGAGCGGCCAGTTCCCCCGCACGGAGATCACGCCGCGGGACGGCGTGTAGGCGCACAACGCGTTGTTCGAGGCCGGCGCGCGACCCGACGACCAGGTCTCCTCGCCGAGTCCGAAGGCGGCGAAGCTGGCCGCGGTCGCGGTGCCCGAGCCGTTCGACGAACCCGACCCGAACGCGGCGGTCAGGTACTCGGCGGCGTACGGGCTCTCGGCCCGGCCGTACACCCCGCGCTGCATGCCGCCGTTCGCCATGGGCGGCATGTTCGTGAGGCCGAGGCAGATGGCGCCTGCGGCGCGCAGCCGTTCGATGGTGAAGGCGTCTCGCTGCGCCACGAGGTGCTCGAACGCCGGGCTGCCCGCTGCCGCCGTGAGGCCGCGCACGAGGTAACTGTCCTTGGCGGTGTACGGGATGCCGTCGAGCGGTCCGAGCCTCGCACCGCGCGCCCGGCGCTCGTCTGAGGCGCGCGCTTCGGCGAGCGCGTCGGGGTTGCGCACCACGACGGCGTTCAGTGCGGTCGCGGTGCCAGGGGCGTCGTACGCGTCGATGCGCGCGACGTACGCCTCGACGAGCTCGACCGCGGTCGTCTCCCCCGCGTCGAGTGCGTCGCGCAGCTCGGCGATGGACGCCTCGACGACGTCGAACCCGTGGCCGCCGCGCTGCACGGGTCGAGGGACCGACGAAGGAACGCCTGTGTCGGGAGCCCGCCCCTCGTTCATCGTCCGGCGACCGCCGGCTGCTGCTGCGTGATGCAGTGGATGCCGCCGCCGCGGGCGAACATCGGCCGCGCGTCCACGGTCACGACCCGTCGCCCGTACGCCTCGCCGAGGATCGACGCGGCCCGGGCATCGGCCTGGGCCTCGCCGAACCCGCACACGATGACGCCGCCGTTCACCACGAGATGGTTCACGTAGCTCCAATCGACGAAGCCCTCGTCGTCGCGCAGGGTCGCCGGAGCCGGCAGCTCGATGAGCTCGAAGTCGCGCCCCGAGGCATCCGTCTGCGACTCGAGCACCGCGCGCACCTCGCGCGAGACCTCGAAATCGGGGTGCGCCGCGTCGAGCTGGGCGTGCACCAGCACCCGGCCGGGCGCCGCGAAGGCGGCGACGATGTCGACGTGCCCGCGCGTGCCGTAGTCCTCGTAGTCGCGGGTGAGTCCGCGCGGCAGCCAGACCGTCCGGGTCGTGCCGAGGGTGCGCGCGAACTCGGCCTCGACGCGCGCCTCGTCGGCGTACGGGTTGCGGCCCGGATCGAGCTGCACGGTGCGCGTCGCGAGGACGGTGCCCTCGCCATCGACGTGGATGCCGCCGCCCTCGTTCACGAGCATCGAGCTCACGACCTCTGCGCCGACCTGCGCGGCCGTGAAGCGTGCGATCTCGCGGTCGTGCTTCCAGCTGGCCCAGCGGGGCGCGCCCCAGCCGTTGAAGATCCAGTCGACCGCGCCGAGCAGGCCAGGGCGCTCGTCGTCGACGACGAAGGTCGGGCCGAAGTCGCGCATCCAGAAGTCGTCGAGCGGCGCCTCGACCTGTTCGATGTGGCTGCCGAGCATGCGAGCGGCGCGGTCGCGCTCGGTGGGGTCCACGACCATGGTCACGGGCTCGAACTCGGCGATGGCGTGCGCGACCTCGGCCCACGCCTCGTACGCCTGCTCGGCGGAGGCCGCATCGTCGCCGAGGGTCTCGTTCTGCCGCGGGAACGCCATCCAGGTGCGCTCGTGCTCGGCGGTCTCGGCGGGCATGCGCCAGGCCATGGGCGGCTCCTCGAGGTCGGGGCGCGGATGCCTCGGCGCCACGTGTGCTCGTATTGATCAGCTGATCAACAACTGGCCTGAAACTACATAGACTGAACCGACGATGTCAAGCGAACAGGAGCACCCGAGACCCCCCGAGCGGGGTCGCACATGGTCGTCGAACGCGCCGACACGCGACGATTCGCGACCCCGCGCGCCACGTGCCGAGGGGCGTGCGGCGCGCAAGGCGCCCGAGGAGCGTCGCGCCGAGATCACGGAGGCCGCCCGCGCGCTCGCGCTCGCCGACGGACTCACGGCCGTGACCCTGCGCGGGGTCGCGGCACGGGCCGGCGTCACGCCCGCGCTCGTCGCGCACTACCGCCCGAGCATGGATGAGCTCGTCGCCGAGACCTTCCGCACGATCGTGGCGGCCGAACTGCGCGAGATCGCCGAGGCGCCCACGAGGACGGCTCTCGGCGACCCGACCGCGCCCGGTGCCGCCGATCGTGCCGTGGCGAGTGCAGACACGGCGGCGTCGCCGGCACAGTCCCGCGTCCTCACCGGAGATCGGGACGAGCGCGCGAGCGCGACCGATCGGCTCGGACACCTCGTGCATACGCTCCTCGACGGCAGCCGCGACGACGTCACGCTCGTCTGGGTCGAAGCGTGGGCGATCGGCCGGCGGAACGAGACCCTCGCCGCCGCCGTGCGCGAGCAGATGGACGCCTGGCACGCGGTGCTCCACGACCTGATCGCGGCGGGTGCGGCCGACGGCGAGTTCGAGGTCGACGATCCCGCGTCGGTCGCCTGGCAGCTGCTCGGCATGATCGACGGGCTCAACGCGCAAGCGCTCGTGCGCTGGGGCGAGGGACGCAGCGTGCTGCTCACGCACGCCCTCGAGGGCATGCTCGGACTCGAGCGCGGCGCTCTGCGCTGAGGCATCCGCTCGCCCTGACCTTCACCGCGCGTTGGAGGTCGATGTTCGCACTGGAGGTCGGATCAGACCGACCTCCATCACGGAAATCGACCTCCATCGCGAACCCGCGGGCGCACGCGCTGCTAGTCGGAGTTGTCGCGCAGCCACTCGTCGGCGAGCTTGCGCGGCGCGACCGACAGGAACGCGTCGGCGACGACCTCGCCGAGCCGACGGCGCGAGATGCGGTCGAGGCGCACGAGGATCGCGGACCAGCCGTCGAAGTGCGAGGTCGTGAAGAACACGTCGGGGTCGGACTCGACGAGCGCGAACTTGACGGCCTCGTCATCGACCCGGGCGCCGAGCACCGGGAAGTCCTGCTCGGCGAGACCGAGCTCCTCGAGGTCCTTACGCCGCAGCGGCCGCTCCCACACGAATCCCTTGCCGTGGACGCGCCAGTGGGCGGCACCCCAGCTGACGTGCTCGGTCGTGTCGGGGAACGACAGCGCCAGGCGGCGCACCTCGTCCCAGTCGACGCCGGTCGTCCGCGCGCCGTCCTCATCGCTGCCGGTGTCGACGTCCATGCCGGTCACGCTACGCCCGGACCGCGATCGCGACAATGCCGTCGCGGGCCGCACATGCCGACGCGTGCCGGCACATGCCGTCGCGGGCCGCACATGCCGACGCGCTGACGCGTCACGACGCGTTCGCACGTCCCGTCGCGTTCTCGCGGGACGTCCGCGTTCGCTCGCGCCGCGCTCGCGCGGGCCGTCGCGTTCGCGATGATAGAGACATGCTGCCCGCCACCATGACCGCCGTCGCGGCGACCGGATCCGTCCCCCTCGACGACGAGCGCGCGCTCGTCGACGTCGAGCTGCCGCTGCCCGAGCTCCGGCCGCACGATGTGCTCGTGGAGGTCGCCGCGGTCTCAGTGAACCCCGTCGACCTCAAGATGCGGGCCCGCCGCGGCGCCGACGACCCGCGCATCGTGCTCGGGTACGACGCGGCGGGCACGGTCGTCGCGGTCGGCTCCGAGGTGACGCTCTTCGCGCCCGGCGATGAGGTGTACTACGCGGGCGTCAACACCCGGCAGGGCACGAACGCCGAATACCACGCGGTCGACGAGCGGCTCGTCGGCCGGAAGCCCGCGAACCTCTCGATGGCCGAGGCCGCGGCGATGCCGCTCACGACGATCACGGCGTGGGAGTCGCTGTTCGACCGGTTCGCGCTGGACGAGGCGAGCGACGGCACGCTGCTCGCGCTCGCGGCGGCCGGCGGGGTCGGCTCGATCCTCACCCAGCTCGCCAGGGCACGCACCGGCGTGACGGTCATCGGCACCGCGTCGCGGCCCGAGTCCCAGGAGTGGGTGCGCCGCATGGGCGCGCAGCACGTCGTCGACCACCACGGCGACCTCGCCGCGGCCGTGCGCTCGGTCGCGCCGGGCGGCGTGGACCGGGTGTTCACGCCGAGCACGGCCGGGCGGGTGCCGCTGTTCGCCGAGCTGCTGCGGCCGTTCGGTGAGATCGTCGCGATCGACGAGGACCCCGACATGGATCTGCGGGTGCTGAAGGCGAAGAGCATCGCCTGGCACTGGGAGTCGATGTTCACGCGCGGCGTCTTCGAGACGCCCGACATGATCGCCCAGCACGAGCTGCTCGACGAGGCGGCGGGGATGTTCGAGGCGGGGAGGCTGACGAGCACGCTCACGCGCGAGATCGTCGGCATCGACGCGGCGTCGGTGCGCGAGGCGCACCGGATCGTCGGGTCGGGGAGCAGCATCGGCAAGGTGGTGCTGACGCGGTAGCGGATGCCCCGGGCGGATGCCCCGGGCGGGTGCCTGTGGAGGCCGTGGCCGTGAGTGTCGGCGGCTGCGGTTAGCGTGGTCTCGTCGACCAGGTCGGTCGGCGGCGAGGCGAAAGGGGCCGGATGTTCCTCCTCGACGGTTCCGTCGTCACGAGCGCGAGCGACCTGAAGAAGGCGTCCGACTGCGAGTTCGCGTTCCTGCGCGAGCTCGACGTGAAACTCGGCCGCGACACGCTCTTCGAGCCGCTGAACGACGCAATGCTCGAACGCGCCGGCACCCTCGGCACCGAGCACGAGCTGCGCGTGCTGGCGCGATACCGCGAGCAGTTCGGCGACGGCGTCGTCGAGATCGAACAGCCGAACGTGCGCGATGCCGCGGCCGTGGCATCCGCCGTCGCGCTGACGCGCGATGCCCTGCTCGCGGGCGTCCCGGTCGTCTACCAGGCCACGTTCGCGACCGATGGGTTCATCGGGTTCGCCGACTTCATCGTGCGCCGCCCCGACGGCCGGTATCGCGTGCAAGACTCCAAGCTCGCGCGTCATGCGCGCGTCACCGCGTTGCTGCAGCTCGCGGCGTACGCCGAGCAGCTCGACCGACTCGGCATCCCGCTCGACGACACCGTCGAGCTGCTGCTCGGCGACGGCACGTCCAGCGAGCACCGGCTCGACGACATCACGCCCGTGTACCGGCAGCGTGTCGCCCGGCTCCGGCAGCTCGTCGACGAGCGGGTCGCCGACGACGGCCCGGTCGCGTGGGGCGACCCGCGATACATGCACGACGGTCGCTGCCCGACCTGCGAGCTCGAGGTGCAGGCGAACCGCGACGTGCTGCTCGTCGGCAGCCTGAGGGTCACACAGCGCGAGGCGCTGGCCGAGGCGGGCATCACGACGATCGACGCACTCGCCGCTTCGAGCGGGCCCGTACCGCATCTCATCGAGTCCACGCTCGAGAACCTGCGCGCCCAGGCCCGGCTGCAGCTCGTCGCCGAGGCGCGCGAGCGCGAGGCGTCGGGCCGCCGGCCCGAAGGCTCGCCGCCGCTCCCCCCGCCGGTCGAGGTGCGCGATGCCGAGTCGCTCGCGGCGATTCCGGCGCCGAACCCCGGTGACCTCTTCTTCGACTTCGAGGGCGATCCGCTCTACACCGAGGGCGATGCGACGAGCTGGAACCTCGACTACCTCTGGGGCATGGTCGACGACCGCGAGCAGTACACCGCGCTGTGGGCGCACTCGTTCGCCGAAGAGCGCGAGGCGCTGCTGCGCTTCCTCGAGCTCGTGAAGCTGCGTCGGCAGACCCACCCCGACCTGCACATCTACCACTACGCGAGCTACGAGCGCACGCATCTGACGTCCATCGCCGCTCGGCACGGGGTGGGCGAGGCCGACGTCGATCAACTGCTCGCCGACGGCGTGCTCGTCGACCTCTACCCGATCGTGAAGCGCGGGGTTCGGGTCGGCAGCCGCTCGTACTCGATCAAGAAGCTCGAGCCGCTCTATATGGGCGACGAGTTGCGCGAGGCCGACGTGAAGT is a genomic window of Agromyces protaetiae containing:
- a CDS encoding SDR family NAD(P)-dependent oxidoreductase, which produces MATYDVHGRSAIVTGAGSGIGRSIALLLAANGTAVLVNDLNREHADQVVAEITEAGGTAAASPGDATDTGWIEASVAEANALAPLKIAVNNAGIGGPSALIGGYPDDGWRKVIDINLTAVFLNMKAQLPAIAANGGGAVVNMASILGSVGFANSSAYVAAKHGVVGLTKNAALEYAAQGVRVNSVGPGFIKTPLIDASLDADAQQFLVGKHPIGRLGEPDEVAALTVFLASDAASFITGSYHLVDGGYTAL
- a CDS encoding amidase; translation: MNEGRAPDTGVPSSVPRPVQRGGHGFDVVEASIAELRDALDAGETTAVELVEAYVARIDAYDAPGTATALNAVVVRNPDALAEARASDERRARGARLGPLDGIPYTAKDSYLVRGLTAAAGSPAFEHLVAQRDAFTIERLRAAGAICLGLTNMPPMANGGMQRGVYGRAESPYAAEYLTAAFGSGSSNGSGTATAASFAAFGLGEETWSSGRAPASNNALCAYTPSRGVISVRGNWPLVPTMDVVVPHTRTMADLFEVLDVIVADDPETRGDFWRAQPWIELPAASAVRPASYPALAVTDASSARAALAGKRFGVPRMYVNADPAAGTAEPGGTVGIGGATGQRIETRDSIIDLWEAARRDLEAAGAEVVLVDFPAVSNYEGDRPGAPTIATRGLVSPEYLHREIVDLSAWAWDDFLRANGDPALDSLADVDGARIFPHPEGALPDRYTGFDDDIADYPAHVRRHPVASVAEIPELEAGLRGLEQTRRVDLEQWMDELGLDAVLFPAVADVAPADMDVDEASADLGWRNGVWVANGNLVPRHLGIPTVTVPMGTMDDTGMPVGLTFAGRAYDDSALLALAAAFEATGARRTEPPRTPRLP
- a CDS encoding agmatine deiminase family protein, which codes for MAWRMPAETAEHERTWMAFPRQNETLGDDAASAEQAYEAWAEVAHAIAEFEPVTMVVDPTERDRAARMLGSHIEQVEAPLDDFWMRDFGPTFVVDDERPGLLGAVDWIFNGWGAPRWASWKHDREIARFTAAQVGAEVVSSMLVNEGGGIHVDGEGTVLATRTVQLDPGRNPYADEARVEAEFARTLGTTRTVWLPRGLTRDYEDYGTRGHVDIVAAFAAPGRVLVHAQLDAAHPDFEVSREVRAVLESQTDASGRDFELIELPAPATLRDDEGFVDWSYVNHLVVNGGVIVCGFGEAQADARAASILGEAYGRRVVTVDARPMFARGGGIHCITQQQPAVAGR
- a CDS encoding TetR family transcriptional regulator C-terminal domain-containing protein codes for the protein MSSEQEHPRPPERGRTWSSNAPTRDDSRPRAPRAEGRAARKAPEERRAEITEAARALALADGLTAVTLRGVAARAGVTPALVAHYRPSMDELVAETFRTIVAAELREIAEAPTRTALGDPTAPGAADRAVASADTAASPAQSRVLTGDRDERASATDRLGHLVHTLLDGSRDDVTLVWVEAWAIGRRNETLAAAVREQMDAWHAVLHDLIAAGAADGEFEVDDPASVAWQLLGMIDGLNAQALVRWGEGRSVLLTHALEGMLGLERGALR
- a CDS encoding MmcQ/YjbR family DNA-binding protein: MDVDTGSDEDGARTTGVDWDEVRRLALSFPDTTEHVSWGAAHWRVHGKGFVWERPLRRKDLEELGLAEQDFPVLGARVDDEAVKFALVESDPDVFFTTSHFDGWSAILVRLDRISRRRLGEVVADAFLSVAPRKLADEWLRDNSD
- a CDS encoding zinc-binding alcohol dehydrogenase family protein; translation: MLPATMTAVAATGSVPLDDERALVDVELPLPELRPHDVLVEVAAVSVNPVDLKMRARRGADDPRIVLGYDAAGTVVAVGSEVTLFAPGDEVYYAGVNTRQGTNAEYHAVDERLVGRKPANLSMAEAAAMPLTTITAWESLFDRFALDEASDGTLLALAAAGGVGSILTQLARARTGVTVIGTASRPESQEWVRRMGAQHVVDHHGDLAAAVRSVAPGGVDRVFTPSTAGRVPLFAELLRPFGEIVAIDEDPDMDLRVLKAKSIAWHWESMFTRGVFETPDMIAQHELLDEAAGMFEAGRLTSTLTREIVGIDAASVREAHRIVGSGSSIGKVVLTR